A stretch of the Papaver somniferum cultivar HN1 chromosome 6, ASM357369v1, whole genome shotgun sequence genome encodes the following:
- the LOC113288620 gene encoding molybdate-anion transporter-like yields MGIVIENEIWEPKPSLYVFLFFSSFLSIFILPYFSNNPNRSSPSPDLPGGTLSSLTKSSFLRFQRSFLLLYSLASVIQGLQSVFGEFEYAYYGVSRDEMVVTLCIGSVAAILIGTFLGMISDIIGQKKVCVLFGMLHIFVGIWKKFTMHPSAWIVSICTALASSVFSFSFETWTVTEHDKLGHRQDLLSETFWLMAFFESVSLIGSQMIGNFLVDMDPKNGTGFPSAAIAFLAFVCIIYIAREWKESSRTAGYGDYKVAFSAVILGDKRIWLLSCAQACIHFSIAIFWLLWAPTIVADGREVNLGLIYPCLLGARMLGSTAVPWFLSSGPSPVRTEDCLIAAFIIAGLTLSIVAFDYQEIGVLVTLFCLFHSCVGLILPSLARLRITYVPNQLRGGMISLSLAPANAAVLFVLIQGGYSRNLENSTIIAFAALGLFVAAFCMHMLKRSGKQPYQNWHDL; encoded by the exons ATGGGGATCGTAATAGAGAATGAAATCTGGGAACCTAAACCCTCACTATATgtatttctctttttctcttcatTCTTATCAATCTTCATTCTTCCTTACTTTTCTAATAACCCTAATAGATCTTCACCTTCACCTGATCTCCCTGGTGGTACTCTCTCTTCATTAACCAAATCTTCATTTCTTCGTTTCCAAAGAAGTTTTTTGTTACTCTATTCTTTGGCTTCAGTAATTCAAGGTCTGCAATCTGTATTTGGGGAGTTTGAATATGCTTATTATGGTGTTAGTAGAGATGAAATGGTGGTTACTCTTTGTATTGGGTCTGTTGCTGCTATTCTTATTGGTACTTTCTTGGGCATGATTTCTGATATAAT AGGTCAAAAGAAAGTATGTGTGTTGTTTGGAATGCTTCACATTTTTGTTGGTATTTGGAAGAAGTTCACAATGCACCCTAGCGCTTGGATAGTAAGCATATGTACAGCTCTTGCTTCTTCTGTATTCTCATTCAGCTTTGAGACATGGACTGTTACCGAACATGATAAG TTGGGGCATAGGCAGGATTTACTGAGTGAGACATTTTGGCTGATGGCATTCTTTGAATCTGTATCTCTTATTGGAAGCCAAATGATTGGAAATTTTCTTGTTGATATGGATCCCAAGAATGGAACTGGTTTCCCTTCGGCGGCGATTGCATTTCTTGCATTTGTGTGCATTATTTATATCGCTAGAGAATGGAAAGAGAGTTCACGGACAGCTGGCTATGGGGACTACAAGGTGGCCTTCTCGGCGGTCATTCTTGGTG ATAAAAGAATATGGCTATTGTCATGTGCACAAGCATGTATTCATTTCTCAATCGCAATATTTTGGCTTCTTTGGGCACCAACAATAGTG GCAGATGGACGTGAGGTCAATCTAGGACTGATATACCCATGCTTGCTGGGTGCAAGAATGCTTGGAAGCACAGCAGTTCCGTGGTTCCTTAGCAGTGGGCCATCACCAGTTCGAACAGAGGATTGCCTCATTGCAGCGTTCATTATTGCAGGATTGACCTTGTCTATAGTTGCATTTGATTATCAG GAAATTGGAGTGCTAGTGACTCTATTTTGCTTGTTCCATTCCTGTGTGGGGCTAATTTTGCCCTCGCTTGCAAGATTAAGAATAAC GTATGTGCCAAATCAGTTGCGTGGGGGAATGATTAGTCTGTCTCTAGCTCCGGCAAATGCAGCAGTTCTTTTTGTTCTTATTCAG GGAGGCTACAGTCGTAACCTTGAGAATTCAACAATTATTGCTTTCGCAGCATTAGGCCTCTTCGTAGCGGCATTTTGCATGCACATGTTGAAGCGTAGTGGAAAACAACCCTACCAAAATTGGCATGATTTGTAA
- the LOC113288621 gene encoding probable prolyl 4-hydroxylase 9, translating into MKIRSRGSWRGLFRTKLRLPIVLLSCSVFFIAGFFGSTLLSQFQDIDGDVSRSRILESVVEEKEDKVFEEEKVDKVFEAIPNGDTGDSFVSSIPFQVLSWKPRAAYFPGFASAEQCDHIIKKAKANLRPSSLALRKGETAENTKGIRTSSGTFISASEDPSGTLGHIEEKIAKATMIPRSHGEAFNVLRYEIGQRYLSHHDAFNPTEYGPQKSQRVASFLLYLSDVEEGGETMFPFENGQNMNIGYDYEECIGLKVKPRRGDGLLFYSLYPNGKIDQMSLHGSCPVIVGQKWVATKWIRDQETND; encoded by the exons ATGAAAATAAGGAGTAGAGGAAGTTGGAGGGGATTATTTAGAACAAAGCTAAGATTACCTATTGTTTTGTTATCATGCTCTGTTTTCTTTATAGCTGGTTTTTTTGGATCCACTCTACTTTCTCag ttCCAGGATATTGATGGAGATGTAAGTAGATCGAGGATACTTGAATCTGTAGTAGAAGAAAAAGAGGATAAAgtgtttgaagaagaaaaagtggATAAAGTGTTTGAAGCAATTCCTAATGGAGATACTGGGGATTCTTTTGTTTCTTCTATTCCTTTCCAG GTTTTGAGCTGGAAACCTCGTGCTGCGTATTTTCCTGGTTTTGCAAGTGCGGAACAATGTGACCACATAATTAAAAAGGCCAAGGCAAATCTTAGACCATCAAGTTTGGCGTTGCGGAAAGGAGAAACTGCTGAGAACACCAAGGGAATAAGAACAAG TTCAGGCACATTTATCAGTGCATCAGAAGACCCGTCTGGAACCTTAGGCCACATTGAGGAAAAGATCGCCAAGGCTACAATGATTCCGAGAAGCCATGGAGAG GCATTTAATGTTCTGCGTTATGAGATTGGGCAGAGATATCTATCTCATCATGATGCATTCAACCCGACTGAGTATGGACCACAAAAGAGCCAAAGG GTAGCTTCTTTTTTATTATATCTTTCTGATGTGGAAGAAGGTGGTGAAACGATGTTTCCTTTTGAG AACGGTCAGAATATGAATATCGGCTATGATTACGAGGAGTGTATTGGCTTAAAAGTGAAGCCTCGTCGAGGGGATGGTCTACTCTTTTACTCGTTATATCCGAATGGTAAAATTGATCAG ATGTCACTGCATGGGAGTTGTCCGGTGATCGTTGGACAGAAATGGGTGGCTACAAAATGGATCAGAGATCAAGAAACAAATGATTGA